One Klebsiella electrica genomic window, TTGATGAAGCCCTTTATAAAGCCAAGCAGCAGGGCAAAAACCGTATCACCCGCGCATAAATTCGCCGGGCTGCACAGGCCCGTCAGCCCGGCTGTTACTGTTTTCCACCCTAAAACCGAAACCGGTTTCATTATTTTGTGATGCCTTACACACAATCACGGCAAAGCGGTTGTCGTGTCTGTCGGCCCGCGATAAAGATGATGCATCAAGGGAACATAAGGGCCATCAACTATGAAGAATATCGTTTTATGCTGCGCCGCTGGAATGTCCACCAGCATGCTGGTTCAACGTATGCAGGCTGCTGCGCAACAAAAGGGGGTGGAAGTCTCCATCAAAGCCGTACCGGTTGCCGAGTTTAAAGATAATCTTGCGGCTGCCGATATTATCCTGCTCGGTCCTCAGGTGAAGTACGAGCAAGCTAAGCTACAGGCGCTGGCCGACCCGTTTGGTAAAAAAGTCGCCGTTATCGATATGATGGATTACGGCATGATGAAAGGCGATGCTGTTCTCGATAAAGCCCTGAAGTTGATGGAGTAAGTCATGGAAGATTTAGAAACGATCATCATGGAGCTGTTGGTGAATGCGGGTTCAGCCCGCAGTTCAGCATTAACGGCTCTGCAGCTGGCCCGCAAAGGTGATTTTGCGGCTTCCGAGCAGGCAATGGCAGAATCACATGAGTTTGTGAAGCACGCGCATAAAATTCAGACCCAGCTCATCGGCCTCGATGAAGGCTCAGGCAAACTGCCGGTGAACCTGATTACCGTTCACTCCCAGGATCACCTGATGAATGCCATGGTGATACAGGATCTGGCAACCGATATGATTGAACTGTATCGTCGCACCGCATAGTTAATAAACGCGGTGAATAGCAGGTGCCCCTCAGGCACCTGCTTTTTTATTACAAGAAACCGTAAAGCGCGGCAAAGACCCAGCCAAACACGCACGAAACGCTGACGCCAATGAGCCCCGGCAGAATAAAGCTATGGTTAATCACAAAGCGACCGATATGCGTCGTTCCTGAGCGATCGAACTGAATCGCCGCCAGGTCGCTTGGGTAGGTTGGCAGAATATAATAGCCGTAGCAGGCTGGCGCGGAGGCAACAATGTAGGCCGGATCGACGCCAATCGCCAGCGCCACCGGGACAATCGCCGCCAGCGCCGCCGCCTGGGAATTAACGAATTTGGACACAATCAGCAGGACGATGGCATAGGCCCACGGGTACTCCTTCACCATTTCGCCAAGCACGCCTTTAATCTCCGACATGTGCGCGCCGAACATCGTTTCCGCCATCCACGCGATACCGTACACCGCCACAATGGCGATCATCCCCGAGCGGAAAACCTCATTCTTCGAAATCGACGCCGGGTTTGTTTTGGTAATGATGATAATGAGCGCGCCGGAGAACAGCATAAACATCTGAATCACCAGCACCATTGACAGCGGCTTACCGTCGAAAGCAGGACGCAGCGCCGAAAACGCCCCCAGAACGGCCACTACGGCAATCGAGGCGAGGAAGACCCACATAGCGACCCAGTTACTGGTCGGCAGTTTTCGGTCCAGCAGCGTTGCCGTATCGCCATAAACATAATGACGGTTTTCCGGCGTTGAGATGAAAGCCTGAAACTCTTCGTCTTTATCTAAGTCTTTACCGCGGAACCAGCTAAAAATACCGATGGCCAGAATCCCCAGCAGCGTAGAGGGAATGGTAATAGCCAGCAGGTCGAGGAATTCGAGGTGCTTGCCGTTGAAGGTAAAATTCCCCAGCATCGCCACCAATGACACCACCGCCACAGACACCGGGCTGGCGATAATCCCCATCTGTGCGCCAATGGAGCTTGCCGCCATCGGGCGCTCGGGGCGAATATTGTTCTTGATAGCGACGTCATAAATAATCGGCAGAATCGTATAAACCACGTGGCCAGTGCCGCAAAGAATGGTCAGCGTACAGGTGACGAAGGGAGCGACAATGGAGACATATTTTGGATTGCGCCGCAGAAGTTTCTCCG contains:
- a CDS encoding PTS sugar transporter subunit IIB — encoded protein: MLVQRMQAAAQQKGVEVSIKAVPVAEFKDNLAAADIILLGPQVKYEQAKLQALADPFGKKVAVIDMMDYGMMKGDAVLDKALKLME
- a CDS encoding PTS lactose/cellobiose transporter subunit IIA, producing the protein MEDLETIIMELLVNAGSARSSALTALQLARKGDFAASEQAMAESHEFVKHAHKIQTQLIGLDEGSGKLPVNLITVHSQDHLMNAMVIQDLATDMIELYRRTA
- a CDS encoding anaerobic C4-dicarboxylate transporter, translated to MEFAIQLVIILICLFYGARKGGIALGLLGGIGLVILVFVFHLQPGKPPVDVMLVIIAVVAASATLQASGGLDVMLQIAEKLLRRNPKYVSIVAPFVTCTLTILCGTGHVVYTILPIIYDVAIKNNIRPERPMAASSIGAQMGIIASPVSVAVVSLVAMLGNFTFNGKHLEFLDLLAITIPSTLLGILAIGIFSWFRGKDLDKDEEFQAFISTPENRHYVYGDTATLLDRKLPTSNWVAMWVFLASIAVVAVLGAFSALRPAFDGKPLSMVLVIQMFMLFSGALIIIITKTNPASISKNEVFRSGMIAIVAVYGIAWMAETMFGAHMSEIKGVLGEMVKEYPWAYAIVLLIVSKFVNSQAAALAAIVPVALAIGVDPAYIVASAPACYGYYILPTYPSDLAAIQFDRSGTTHIGRFVINHSFILPGLIGVSVSCVFGWVFAALYGFL